The Osmia lignaria lignaria isolate PbOS001 chromosome 3, iyOsmLign1, whole genome shotgun sequence genome includes the window CACCCACGCAAATGACGCTGGTTCTCCATTCTTGTTGCATACACGCACGTGCAATTATGCATTAGTATGGTATACGGCACACGCATGATTTATAAGTTCTTTGCACACAATTAGCTGTTTTCATTAAACTATTAACCGTTTAAACTTGACTGTAGTACTTTGCTGATACTGTAGCGCTTAGATCCTTTGAGCGCCATCAGTAGGAGAAACGATATTATTactttgataataataatattggcaATCAAAAATAGTAGATTTAAATGGCGCCAAATTTAAAATACCAACGAtaaatccttttttttattttttcatagaaCTGGAATAAAATGATAAGTGTTGTCAcaaatcattatttatttttaaatacgatTTAGAGGATTACAAACCATAATAGCAATGAATCAATTGTAGaatctatatttctttttaattggaaGCATCAAACCATTTATCACTTATTTCGGCCAATGGCTAGTGTTTAATTTACATACATCATTCGATGATAACTttacttttcttctttcaaactcTTAACTAATATATGTTGTGCCTCGTGGGGTAACTATAACACTTCTTTGTCATTAATACATCAAacagaatattataaaaaataaatcttaaCTTTTTGCTAAATTCATTTAGTACGTTCTTCTCGGTTGTTGCGATCAAACGTAAACATAGAAGATCTAAATAGAGCACTAAGTGCTACGACAATTGATTTCTTAAGGTGTAAAAATCAATTACAGTAATGCAGGCCGCTTAGGATTGAATCAAATTAACGAGTATCAGCACCAAGAATTGGTTGTTACAAAGCATACTGGTAGAATCTACCTACAAAGTTCATTTATATCAACAATGAAAGTccatataaattcaaatatcttTCAAACGATTTCAATCTTACCCGATGTTGGTAGTTATCAAAAAACGCATAAAAAATTATAGTACATTACACAGATATGGTAATACGTTACGTCGTTACATCATAACCGGAtgcaattattgattttttattttatatcgttATCAATTAAATACTAATTCCCCTCGTTATAAACCTGAAAAATCAACTTCATTTACATACGTTTTTTTGTCTTAAGTCTTAACATCTTACTACAGAAAAATCCTTGAACGTTAAACACGACGAATAACTCTGTAGACAGATTCTCGCTTCAACATCGAAAATACACCATTCGACACGTACAGAAAATGTGGCTTATAAATTATCCTCTCTGAATATACGCTTctttataatacaatacaattgcGAATATCATTATACgcatttgttttttattttttcttcttcgtgtaaTGTAATCTTACATATATTATATACGCAATTTGTTTGAATGTAATGCATAGTCGAAATGTAGCGTCAAATTCGCAGCAGAAAGACCATGGGATTATAACATTCTAACATTTCGACTATGAGGTATATTCGCTGTAAATACAGCTAAAATTGTAATGCCATCTATGGCCTGtgaacacttgggtagtttgaaattttcttgatGAGCGGCCAACAATCATTCTAAACACTTATTCTTTCCACTATTATAGTTTTATCTTTTTACTAATATTGTGTGTACGACAAAATCAATATATTAGTTGCTTTTTGTTTcaataatacatatataaatacatgTAACAAATAGacgtcaattaaataaattgcaataCAATATTGATGTCTCACTAAGCATGTACATAAACATGAGTGTGAAATACGAAATACAATAGTTTATGATATATCGGTAGCAAGTCAACATTTCGCAGTAACATTGTTACCATGGTAACTTGTTTTCGTACTAAAATAATCAGAAAAAATTTATGCATCTTTGTTAGACATAACTGGATGaaaataataacgattttaaCATTTAACGAATGCACGAGTGcctttacaaaaaatatttgtttgttGAAGATTGGAATACATTGCAGTTTAAACTCACGTGTCTCTTAGGAACTTTCAATTGTACAAATGCAATTCCGTTGCAATATTTTACATAAACATTGTTCTATGACTATCGTGCAAACTTTGTTATCGTTTACATTATTGCCATGGAAACGTTATTACTGCTGAAAAGATTTTTCTTAAATGAACAACCAGATATGGAATTTTGAGCGGCGGAGCGGTTGTGGCAGCTGTATTCATCGTATATTAAGTCTATCCGTCTTTTTTTATCCccttactttttaattaattatcatttaagCACGCGTACACTGTAATAAAATTACACGCACCGTGTACGGGCTTTGAAATATACAAGTGTTACAGGATGGTTGAACCTCAAACTTGTATTAACAGTGTAATTTATGAAACCTCTAAAAGTGCTGGAATTTTTCAGTCTGTTGCACTTAGCATAAATGACGTTTATAGATATCTATGTATATATGAATATCCAACCAACCTGTGCATCATATATACAAAACACAACAGGTGATTACGTATCAACGGTTTAATAAAACGTACATGTGTAGCATTTGGCTATAATGTATGCAAATAACGAATTCCATTACAACTTTTAGCAGATTGTAATTAACGgcaaataagtaaataaaaatctttCCTTCCTGATTATTTATCAttcacaaatatatatattatatatagtgtgtatgtatgtgtacGTACTCTTATTGCATGCTACCAAATAACTGCTGCGTCGCTGTTCTTAAAGCATAATCTTAATtcgtatttttattgtaattatatttgattaaaaaaaaaaagaaattagctAAATTTAACTGCTGAATATCCAATCAAGTATTGGGTATTGGACCTATCCTTTTGCTACTCCatctacatttttataaaatccctCCCTGAGACACAAGGATTGGCCATGGATATCCAGCAGTTAGGCCGAAATGATAAGCATTTTCCACTATAAAGAAATTGGCAGTTAGCCTATTTCGATCATTTCTGTATCTTCTATGTTTCCATGTCCAACTCCATTATGTCTATAAATTAGTATGTTACTAATTACTAAgcgtaaataattaaataaacatgTATTTCAAATCAAGCGTATTGCGTAACGCTTGCGCACGATAACGTGACGCATTATTAAAACCGAGGAATACACTTACCTATGATTCTGTACATGTGAACTATGTAAATGAAAATGCGTTCCTCGTGGTGAAAAACCTCGCATATTACCTCTGCGTGGACTTCTAGCATTTATTACCCGTGGTTGAGAATACATATCTTCCAGTATGCTAGGGGCTACATACGTGAATCCCTAAAACATGTTCCAACTTACTGGTAACAAAATGAAACTTTCCAGTGATTATATTAAATGAGGATATACATGAGAACACACTTGAAATACTCTATTAGCAGATTCACTTAATGTATACTCAGCAGGAGAATCTATTGGTGCAGATGTTGTAAATGTTTGGTCGAACTGAGACACATCATCTTCGCTGGTTAAAGTCGGTTTAAAAGGTGGTTCTAACTTTCGAGAAATCACGTCATCCCAATTGATATGCTTGAAAAATTGATGGCTCTTTATTTGCTCAGCATCTGATGGACCAGATCCTAATCTTTGAGTAACTTGtctctataaataataaatacaaagtTACGTTTCATGTATGACTCGAGGAATAATAGCTTCTATGGTTCGTGAAATTAACCTTCAACAATTTTCGAATAAGATCCCTAGAATCAGGTGTTAAGTATTGGGGAAGATTTAATTTACCGCGTAGGATCTTTTCAATGGTCTTCTTTCTATTGTCAGACGTAAATGGTggctaaaaattttaaatatgaaaattaaaaaatttatcatGGTAAACTAAATTCAAACGTTTAAGGACACTTACCAAACCAGTAAGCATATCATACAGCAATGTTCCCAAACTCCACCAATCTACTGCCTTACCATGACCGCTTCTTGTTAATATTTCTGGGGCCCTTTTATCAAagcataattattaatatcaataaaCTGAAAAACTCAAATTGTGATTATATTAAAACGTTTGCCTTACATATATTCAATAGTACCACAGAATGTATGGGTAACAGTACCATCCTGTATATGCTCTTTACACAAACCAAAATCAGTTAATTTTATATGTCCTTCTGCATCTAAAAGGATATTCTCTGGTTTTAAATCTCTGAAAATTTATTGATGATATAATAGTTAGGTCAATGATATAAGAATACGATTAAGCACTgtatttaaattcatatttataaacaGATTAATATACCTATAAATAATTCCCTGTAAATGAAGATGTTGAAGGGCCAGTATTATTTCTGATAAGTAGAaactataaaattgaaattcatatacagcttataaatttcattacagAAACTAAGTAATAATTCACCTTGTTATCACTTAGTTTTTCACTCACCAAGCAGTTTCTTCAAGAAAAATTCCTTCATCATTTAAGTGTCTAAACAATTCACCTCCGCACATGTATTCCAAGATCAAATATAATTTACCACCAGTTTGAAAAGCATACATGAGGTCCACGATAAAAGGATGCTgtcaaacaaaaaataaaatatatatataatgtatgTATTATAACAAATTTTTGTTATATCTTAACTGATAAAATTATAACTTTGAATTCTTTATaccttataaatattaatatctgtctattatatatttcattctttttactttctttttagaATTCACTCTAAAAAAAATCAGACGGCCAAAGATCAAATCTCCGTCtgtattaattaaacaaatgcAATTTAAACTCACTTTCACAGCTTCCAAAATGTTTCTTTCAGCCTTGGTATGTGCGGTATCTTTTTGATTTCTTATAATGGAGGCTTTGCGCAAGacctattttttaaataaacagagTTAACATAAAGCATACAATTATAATGTAAATGTTAAGCAATAAATCAGTACtttatatattcatttttattttccatataAGAAACAGTTAAAAGGTGAAacttattattgtattttacatttttctggTACTCTTAAGAAAAAAacacattaaaaattttatgctAATAGACGTTAAGATATTCAAAACAACATGTTGACTTGTATTTTTATGAAGCTGAAAGTAAAAAATCTATTAActaatgttattttttattacacatTATGTTCGTATCacgtttaaaatgaaaattcacaAACAATGACAATTGCTGCGCAGTCCCGATCAAAACAAAGGAAGAGAAAAGACTTATATAATTGAGAACGGAatgttcatttaaaataattcgTCGAAGATCGatggtatatttttattatttcttcataCGTACATTGTACATCAGTAAAGTATCTAATAAAGAGAAAatagtaaattgaaaattttgccCTACCTTCATCGCAAAGATCGTCCCCCTGTCATTACCAGTGATCTTACGCACTTGAAAAACCTTGCCATAGCCACCTTTCCCGATAACTTTACACAGTTCGAAATCTTGAGGCCCAGCTCTTTCCCGGCCGCGATTGACATTCTGTTCCGATATAGCTACCGTTTCGACACCTTCCGttctaagaaaataaaattttcatttacctcGGGATACCATGAACCGTACGAGACATGCCATAACTGGGGGAAAGCTTACTCACTCAGTTATCTCATTCACGTTTGGGTTTGCATCGTACTCTTCCTACacgtgaaaagaaaaatgagtaGGAAAGTGTTACGGAACGTGGAAAGAAACTGACGATAAGGAAATTGGAGTGCTCGTGTGCAGATGGAGAATTACCTCGCCGATCTCGATAACATCATCGTCCGACTCGTCCCTATTTACCGTGTCCGCATCGTGCAATTCAATATCGAAAACTGCGGCCATTCCTATACCCGACTAACTTAAAATCAACGAGATTTCGCGGTTCCCGAGAAGGCGAATTATTTCTTTTGTAACAAACACGATGATAACACAACAATATTGTTACACGGTCAAAACCTTGAATTACTGTGAACAAGCTGCCCTGTCTCAAGGCATACCAAACACCCTCTCCTTCGCGTACACTCCGATTGGTTGTACAGTCTCGTCAGTCTCAGGTTATCAGAGCGGGATGGTACATGGTTTCAACCAATCAGACAATACAGTTCAAGTTTCACGAGAAACTGACAACTATGAAATTCCTTGAACCTTTCCTATGTTTTCTGGTTTAAATACTGGAATTCCACGCGGtctgtttaaattttattacaattttattaataactaaaaCTGACGATGCACTACATCGTTGAAAATATGTATTACTGGAGATAGAAACGATATATCATGGATATTGAACATGATTCACATACTATAATTTATGAGCCTTATTAATTGGCAAAGTATGTTTTAGATAAATGACCAATACTTAAGGCAGAAAGGTGAATAAACTTTCCTTTATTTCTTACCATTAGTTGAAAGATTGTTGAAATTAGAGCTGCACTTcgtcttaggggaccaaaaatttttggttaaaaaatatcaaatcttaCAGTTTTCGACCTGAAACTTACAAAAATGTActttaaaaattcaagaaataACTGGTTTAGAAAATACGTTATGTAAAAATGTACGTATTTAACATATTTTGACAAGTTGTTATGACGCCATATTGCTTCTACTCATATAAATGCCTtggataggttaggttaggttaggcctATATCCTTTGGAAGATTTCTAccacatataaaaaaaaaggttaggccTATATCAAATTTTCCGTCCGCCTAAACTTATTTCTACTTACCTGCGACCTGGGTATATTTAAAAACCTACAAGAAAATATAGTAGGATACTTACCTGAATTTACATAttgacattatggcatccggggtgtcagggaccccggtaactctgcgcaccgacaaagtatcatcttggggtgttagggaccccgaagtacggGTGatgctctttgcataccgacattatggcggGGGGGTCAAGGACCCCTTagctaaaatgtgcgacccatagagtttctatagaaaaattgaaacctctgtaacttttgactcctgatatttccttctttcaatgttttataCTCTTTCTAGGTCTAATCTTTTACTATTATAGGTCATATCTATCACTATCTTGCAATTACTATTTCGCGATTTGTTtggtttttaggtcttatatttccctATTCCCGGTCAAATCCATCGCTATCCTGAACAaatgtttcacgatttgttcgtttttaggtcttatatttcgctagatcaggtcaaacccatcactattccgaacaagtgaatttcacgatttgtttgtttttaggtcttatatttcgctagatccggtcaaacccatcactattccgaacaagtgagtttcaggatttgtttgtttttaggtcttatatttcgctagatccggtcaaacccatcactattccgaacaagtgagtttcacgatttgtttgtttttaggtcttatatttcgctagatccggtgcttcggggtccctggaacCCCAAGATGGTAGTGCGGTATACAGCCAGTGCCactgatgcttcggggtccctggaacCCCAAGATGGTAGTACGGTATACAGCCAGTGCCactgatgcttcggggtccctggaacCCCAAGATGGTGGTGCGGTATACAGCCAGTGCCactgatgcttcggggtccctgaaaccccaagatgGTAGTGCGGTATACAGCCAGTGCCactgatgcttcggggtccctgaaaccccaagatgGTAGGGCGGTATACAGCCAGTGCCactgatgcttcggggtccctggaacCCCAAGATGGTAGTACGGTATACAGCCAGTGCCACTGATGctttggggtcccagacaccccagtaTAGATTCAaatcggtatgcaaagagcgcCAATtgtgcttcggggtctctgacaccccaggatgaaATCAGGGCCGTACCTAGAGGGCACTCCAGTATAATAATCATCCTCTAATTTTtttccggagtttatttaatttacttgttTACTTGTTTCATGGATACACATTACTTACCGGTGAATTTTCAGATGCATATGAATGTGTAATTGTACATACACCATAGActtatgtatataaatacatgTAATATATACAGTAAGaagttataaatttaaaaaactttttatTAACTAAAAACTTAACgtttaaaaaatgatagaaGTAACAAGAATTATCTTGAAAATGAGTGCTGTGACCACCATAGGCTTTGGTGGTTGGTTTTTGGGTAAATATTCGGAACAGAAACGATACTTGAACGTAGCAAAAGAAGACGATGGATtgtgtaatttttcaaatacaccTGTTAAAAAAATGCCTGGTTTGCCTTTATTTGGAACAGTTTCTGCGGCAACTGCAATTGTTCCCACAGAAACTGAAATTGATATGGGTTCAAAATTATCAGCAACAGGTAAAAGGGTGTCTGAAGTaagtttatatttttgtttattatttttaaccttGATGTTATACAATGAAATTTGCTGTATTCATTTTCTatgttatgaaatttttaaactagAGTAGTTAGTTAATCTATTTTTGTAAAATGTGAACATATAGTAACATATGTTTTGATGTACGATAGATTATGAAATATGGATTTCCTGGATTGGATCAAGTCAGATCTTATGATGACTTTGTTCTATCTTATGATAGAAGAAATAGGGTAGCACATTGGGTATTTGAACATTTGAATAGAGAAAGATTAAAACCTAATGGTGAGATATCACGTGCTAAATGTGAATTTAAACCTGATCCAAGTATACATCCATTTTTCaggtaattatttttatctattatttataCCAGGGGTTGGTTAATTGTTTCTATAAAGGATCAGACATTAAATATTTTAGGGTTTAGCAGGCCTGGAGGTAAGATTGAAATTATCTAGGTAGCTGGttatagaataaaaaatgtttGCCGACCCCTGAACTATACCTTTTCTAAACTactactttaattaatttattggaaATTAGAGCTGATAACAGTGATTATAAAGGTAGTGGATATGATCGTGGGCATTTAGCAGCTGCTGGCAATCATAAATTTTGTCAGGCTCATATAGATCAGACATTCTATTTAACAAATATGGCACCACAAGTAGGTCAGGGTTTCAATAGAGATTCCTGGAATAGATTGGAGAAATATGTTAGGCATTTAACTAAATTTTATAAGGATGTATATGTTTGTTCAGGTCCTCTCTATTTACCAAAGTAAGTAAGGTTTTTTAATTTGTTGTGTATCTTTTTTTTACCAAAGATTTAAGAAGTTGagatatattattaatacagAATAGAATCTGATGGAAAGAAATACGTGCGATATGAAGTTATTGGTGCTAATCATGTAGCAGTACCaactcatttttataaaatagttGTTGGGGAAACACATGATTCAAAACTAGAAATGGAGGCATTTGTAATGCCAAATACTCCTATAGATGACAGGGTTCCTTTAACAAATTTTCAGGtaaatttcatttgttaatCATACAAATTATATAGATTATAGTAAGTAATGGTAACATCTTGTAATAGGTACCGCCAGAGAGCGTCGAACGTGCAGCTGGACTTTTATTCTTTGATAAAATCTCACgcgataaattaaataaaataaatggaagAAAAGTTAGATAATTATAATGCAAAGTTAGAAAATTGCAGTAAATGTtttgatataattatttaaaatgtatcAACTAGTTTTATCTTctaatcaatttaaaaatagaaattttgcaataatacttttatgtattattgtatgtTTAATCTTGTATAGGTGTACGTTTTATTTAGAAACAATCATTGTATATTATCATATAGTCTTTAAAATACACATACACACTAAATTTTCGTATTTTTATAAAGCAGTTCAATTACTTTAGTCTCTATTTTATGTCATCTTATAAATAAtactgaaatgaaatatttaaatttttattatttttgtacattCAGCAATTATTTACATACAATATTGCATGTTGTCACATCTTGTCATAAAATAAGTATTCACATGAAAAGCGCATGCACTCTTATTTAGGTATTTTTCTTAGTATCCAAAGTTTCAGTcttgaataaaacatttatgatatttaatttatagtagATATTGAACAaggattatttttcataatttacgATAATGCAATACAGTCATTTTTATCtttcgaaatataaattattcacaTCATAAAGGTCGTATTTGTTTTTTGATTGGTACTTCGTTAAaacattttcatattacatacgctgcgtttcttaaaaattttgtcatttgatattaaaattcaatGTAACGAATTTTGTATTCGTTTAAGAGAAAATAATgatacattaaaattaatatatttaagacAGACGATACATCACTTTTTTCATTTCCGTAAAGAACAATTATTTTGTTGTTACCGAAGAGAAAcgatatttttattgtttatgaTTAGTAGACGAGAAAAATTCTCGCTATTACTTTGGTCGTGGTAGTAAGTGGTTACGTACCAAATAATATTCGTTATTAAATACTATATCCATATAAAATGCTAATGGTAAAATCGTTAATAATTTCAACTTATACTCTAATTTATGTACAAAATTAACAAGCACGTTGGTACTGGGAAACGTACAAACGCACGAACGACAATTAACCACCATCTACGAAATTTTTACAAAGTTCCGTTTATCTTTGTAATAAGTCGTAACATTACTACGATTTCATAATGATATCTATATATTATAGTTGCCTGGTAGCTAGCAAGTAAAATAATGAGTAACGAATACCATTATGCTTTAGAGATCTCAACGTACACATCTATGTTTAACGCGTTTCTAAAATGCACACttgaaattcttttatattcattgcttataaataacattttcacGTAGGATTGATTAGGCACTAAAATGGACGGGTCTCGTTGCTTAGGAGCTTTTCTTGAGTATTGCTTGCAAGTTAAGGACACTTAACGAAGTTTTAAGTACACTTTGTGTAGTTACATTGATTCATGAAAATCAACAAATTTGGTAATACACTGTTCAGTGCTGTATTCGTTCAATAAAGCTCcttaataatcaatttttctCTAAGATTTTGTTCTTCGTTTTGTCGTGTTTCATCTCCAGCGACGTTTTCCAAATGCTTTAAAATTATTGTTCTTCGTGTTGCTCGCTTGATTTCTTAGGTCAATTTGATAGTTGTGTAATTGCATTGACTAGAAAACGTGAGATGAAACTTgacattttcctttctttcttgctGTCACTGTAGTAACGATGCATATTCTTGGCAGACTAGGATCCAGTGACGCGAAACACTTACTTATCCCCCTTCGTCGCAAGAAAGTTCTTAGATTAATCTCTCTTCTGGTGGTGGTTTCATTACATTGTCCATTTCTACTCGTGGATTACTGAATTCTTGAGCACTTGGACTATATGTACCCCTAGTCGCTCGTTTCTTCCTGGCCATCATAAATAATGCAACTAAAGAGCCTGCTGCGATCAGGAAGAGACATCCAACGATAGGACCAACTATAACTGCTATGTCCATCGCTTGACTGCTCAAAAAGTGTTCCGtctacaaagaaaaatatttatgatgGACGTGATTAAccaaatatctttttaaaacaTTGGAATGTACCTCTGTGCAATTTTGACCAGTATACTCTGCTGTACACTGACACCTGTAACCACCGTCATCTCCACAATCGCATGTACCTCCATTCTGACAGTAAtcctatttaaaagaaaaagaagatatgTATAAAATGAAGAATGTGCcaaaaatttaagtaaagtaATAATACCTCTTTGCAAGGATTCACCATTCCACAATTGTATCCACAATAACCTGGTTCACAAATGCATCGATAAGTTCCTGGTTCATTTTCACACTGACCATGACCACAATCTGTCGTTGTATCCTGACATTCATTTATATCCAAAGAACAATCAGGTCCTGTGTAACCTGTATCACTACAATCACAAGTGAAATTGTTTACTCCATCGTAACATTTCCCATCATTTTTACATGGTACATTTCCTTCTGCATCTGGCGCACAGTCATCAATATTAATTTCACAGTACATTCCCGAGTACCCAGGCAAACAAGTGCATCGAGGTGTCTGGTACTTTAAAATAATAGATTATTAAGAATCGCAGGCaatcaattatttaaacaataagTAAATGAATTTATGATTAAGTATGGATCACATACAATATGCATACCTGGTACAAGAAATCACATTTGCCACCGTTCTGACATTTTCGACCGATGCAATAAGGAACATTACAAATTGATCCTTCGTAACCGGTCATACAAGTACAGGTGAAATTGTCACCAGTTTGCGGATTTACTACGTCTGTGCAAATACCACCGTTTTTACACGGTTGATTTTCACAAGTGATCAAACGGAAATTCTGGCAAAGATTGCCAGTGAATTGATCTGGACATTCACAATGGAAATAACCAGGATAATTCACGCATACTCCATCATGCTGGCAAGGGTTGAGTGGTACACATTCATTGATGTCGCTATCACATctataataaacaataaaatcaattaaaaattaaaaatctgaaTTTTGTAGTATTTGCttataaatttatacaaaaatatgGACATTTAAAACTTAT containing:
- the LOC117605499 gene encoding ribosomal protein S6 kinase beta-1 isoform X2: MEEYDANPNVNEITETEGVETVAISEQNVNRGRERAGPQDFELCKVIGKGGYGKVFQVRKITGNDRGTIFAMKVLRKASIIRNQKDTAHTKAERNILEAVKHPFIVDLMYAFQTGGKLYLILEYMCGGELFRHLNDEGIFLEETACFYLSEIILALQHLHLQGIIYRDLKPENILLDAEGHIKLTDFGLCKEHIQDGTVTHTFCGTIEYMAPEILTRSGHGKAVDWWSLGTLLYDMLTGLPPFTSDNRKKTIEKILRGKLNLPQYLTPDSRDLIRKLLKRQVTQRLGSGPSDAEQIKSHQFFKHINWDDVISRKLEPPFKPTLTSEDDVSQFDQTFTTSAPIDSPAEYTLSESANRVFQGFTYVAPSILEDMYSQPRVINARSPRRGNMRGFSPRGTHFHLHSSHVQNHRHNGVGHGNIEDTEMIEIG
- the LOC117605499 gene encoding ribosomal protein S6 kinase beta-1 isoform X1 translates to MAAVFDIELHDADTVNRDESDDDVIEIGEEEYDANPNVNEITETEGVETVAISEQNVNRGRERAGPQDFELCKVIGKGGYGKVFQVRKITGNDRGTIFAMKVLRKASIIRNQKDTAHTKAERNILEAVKHPFIVDLMYAFQTGGKLYLILEYMCGGELFRHLNDEGIFLEETACFYLSEIILALQHLHLQGIIYRDLKPENILLDAEGHIKLTDFGLCKEHIQDGTVTHTFCGTIEYMAPEILTRSGHGKAVDWWSLGTLLYDMLTGLPPFTSDNRKKTIEKILRGKLNLPQYLTPDSRDLIRKLLKRQVTQRLGSGPSDAEQIKSHQFFKHINWDDVISRKLEPPFKPTLTSEDDVSQFDQTFTTSAPIDSPAEYTLSESANRVFQGFTYVAPSILEDMYSQPRVINARSPRRGNMRGFSPRGTHFHLHSSHVQNHRHNGVGHGNIEDTEMIEIG
- the EndoG gene encoding endonuclease G, mitochondrial is translated as MIEVTRIILKMSAVTTIGFGGWFLGKYSEQKRYLNVAKEDDGLCNFSNTPVKKMPGLPLFGTVSAATAIVPTETEIDMGSKLSATGKRVSEIMKYGFPGLDQVRSYDDFVLSYDRRNRVAHWVFEHLNRERLKPNGEISRAKCEFKPDPSIHPFFRADNSDYKGSGYDRGHLAAAGNHKFCQAHIDQTFYLTNMAPQVGQGFNRDSWNRLEKYVRHLTKFYKDVYVCSGPLYLPKIESDGKKYVRYEVIGANHVAVPTHFYKIVVGETHDSKLEMEAFVMPNTPIDDRVPLTNFQVPPESVERAAGLLFFDKISRDKLNKINGRKVR